GAGCTTCTCGGGGTTGTCCTCGTCCATCGCCTGCCGGTTGCCCTTCCACAGCGGGGAGTCGGGGACGATGTCGATCCCGCTGGCGATGACCGCCTTGAACCGGTCGGGGTACTTCAGGACCTGCTTGAAGCCGTTGAAGCCGCCCGCCGAGGAGCCCATGAAGGCCCAGCCGTCGCGGGAGGCGAAGGTACGGAAATTGGCCTTCGCGAAATCCGGGATGTCATCGGCCATCCAGGTGCCCATCCTGGGCTGGCCGGGGATGTCCGAGCCGTCGAAGTGGTGCTTGGTGTCGGCGTTGGTCACCGGCATGACGAGGATGAAGGGCAGGCTCTTCCCGGACTTCGCACCCTCCGCCACGGCCTGCTGGAGGCCGAGGCCGGGGCCGGTCCCCCAGTAGTTCGTGGGGTATCCGCGTCCGCCGGGCAGGGAGATCAGGACCGGGAAGGCGCTCTTGGCGTAGCGCGGCTCGTCGTACTCCTTGGGCACCCACACCCACACGTCACCGGTGAACCCGGATTTCGCCCCGGTCAGGGTGGTCCTGGCGATCTGCGTGCCGTCCGGGAGCCTGCTCGTACGGACGAACTCGGCCTTGGGGCCGGTGGGCATCAGCACCCCGGAACGGATGTCCTCGGCCGCCGCCGACTCCTGGATCTTGCCGAAGGAGGTCGGGTCCCCCACCTCCGAGAAGAGGCCGGACTTGTACGCCGCGCCGCCCCCGGCGGCGAGGGCGAGCGCGAGTCCGCCGCCGATCAGGATCTGGCGCCGGCGCGGGCGCCGGGGGCGACGGCCGCCCTTGGTCATGGGGCCGCCGTCGCCTTGGTGGTCATACTGCACGGATTTGTTCCCGTTCCTTCTCCGGCGCCCTGGTTGGGCGCGGGTCGGACCGATTGGTCCCCCTTAACACCTGTACAGAGGTGTGAACGACCGTATGGGTTGCCTGGGACCGGGGCGACGTGGCGAGGGCCACGTGGCGGAGTCCGGCGACGGGGTCGGCGACGGGGGTCGGCCAGCGGGAACGGGAGGGTGGGGAGCGGGGGCGGGAGCCGGGGCGGGGAGCGGGGCGGGGGCGGTCAGCCGGCCTCGGGCTTGGGGCCCTTCATCACCTTGCTGACCCACTCCAGCGAGCCTTCCTTCATGCCGCGCACGTAGTGCCAGCCGTTGTGCTCGCCGTTCTGGATGTCGCGGATGGTCGTCTTGACCGGGCCCTTGCCGTGCTCCGTCACGAACTTCGTCATGAGGTTCTTGCCGGACTCCTTCGTGCCGACCTGGAAGTTGATGTAGACCTCCGGGCCGCCCGTGGCGATCAGCTTGTCGGCGAGCTTCTCGGGGTTATTGGCGTCCATCTCCGCCTGGTGGCCCTTCCAGAGCGGGGAGTCGGGGGTGATCTCGCCGCCGCTGGCTATCACGGCCTTGAACTTGTCCGGGTGCTGGAGGAGCGTCTTCATGCCGACGAAGGCGCCCGAGGAGGAGCCCATGAAGGCCCAGCCGTCGCGGGACTTGTACGTACGGAAGTTGGCGCGGGTGAAGTCCGGGATGTCCTCGGCGATCCAGGTGCCCATCTTGGGCTGGCCGGGTATGTCGGCGCCGTCGTAGTAGTACTTGTTGTCCGGGTTCAGCACCGGCATGATCACGATGAAGGGCAGGCTGGTGCCGGCCTGGACGCCCTCGGTGATGGCCTTCTGGAGGCCCAGGCTGCGGTCGGCCCAGTAGTTGGTCGGGAAGCCGTTGCCGCCGGGCAGGGCTATGAGGACCGGGAAGGCGCTCTTGGCGTACTTCGGGTCGTCGTACTCCTTGGGGGCCCAGACCCAGACGTCGCCCTCGAAGCCGGACTTGGCGCCCGCCAGGCGGGTCTTGGCGATGATCGTGCCGTCGTCGAGCTTGGTGGTCTGCTTGAAGTCGGACTTCGGGCCGGAGGGCATCTGCACGTCCGGGTCACCGCTGGGCTTGGGCGCGGCCGTGGGCTCCGCCTTCTTCGCGGCGCCGGCGTCCGCGGCGGCGGGCGGGGTGGGCTTGCCGAAGCTGACGGCTTCGCCGTTGCCGGAGAACCAGTCGTTCTTGTAGGCGGCGAAACCACCCCCGCCGAGGAGCAGCGCGCCGGCGACGCCCGCGCCGATCCACATCGCGCGCCGGGACCTCCTGCGGCCCCGTTCGGGCTCGTGGCCGGACGACTGCTGCGGGTACTCGTGCACGGGCTTCGCTCCGAACGGTTGGGACTGCCCCGGGGCGGGACAGCGCGGCTGGACATCCCCCTAGGGGGATGTGCGGATTCTGCGAGAAGTTCCAAATCCTTGCAAAAACCCGGCGGGAACATCAGGTGTCCGGGAGCTCACTTCAGGGTGTCGAGCACCTCGGAACACCGCCCCAGCAGCTCGATGAGCAGGGTCCGCTCCTGCGCCGAGAGGGCGGTGGCGAGGGCCGTCTCCACGCGGACGGCGCCGGCGTCGGCCAGCTCCATCGCGGCGTGGCCCTCGGGCGTGAGCCGGGTCTCCAGCACGTTGCGGTGCCACTCGTGCGGGGTCCGCTCGATGAGCCCGCGCTCGTGGAGGTTCTTCAGGACGGTGTTCATGGTCGGCGGTGTGACCCCGCAGAGCCGGGCGAGGGCGGCCGCGGAAATGCCCGGCTTCTCGGCGAGCCAGAGCAGGGCGGCGTACTGCGGAACCGTTACTGCGGCCGGCTTGACGGCGGCGTTCTTCGCCGCGAGGAGCGCCTGCTCGGCGCGCTTGATGTGCGCGCCGATGCGCTCCTCGGGAGGCATGGAGGTCATTGCGGCATCCTACGACCCTTGCCAATCATTAGAGCCCTAACTACTCTGCGAACACACCGATCAAGAAGGGTTCACCCATGCCGAAGCTCTCTCATGCCCTGGTCGTCGCCGCCGTCACCGCGACCGCGGCGCTCACCACCGCCGCCGCACCCGCACCCGCACCCGCACCCGCACCGTCTCCCGTATCGACGGCGTTCACCCTCCCCGGCTCGAAGGTCTACCCCGAGGGCATAGCCGCCGACCCCCGTACGGGCACCGTGTACGTCGGCTCGTACGCGGACGGCACCGTCTACCGAGCCCGCCCGGGGGCCCGTACCGCCGAGGTCTTCCTCCCGTCCGGCACCGACGGCCGGCGCACGGCGAACGGGCTGCGCGTCGACGCCCGGGGCCGCCTGTGGGTCACCGACTCCACCGCCGGGGTCGCGGTGTACGACACGGCGACCGGGGCCCGCCTGGCCCACTTCGAGGCCGCGGCCGGCACCCCGCACTTCATCAACGACCTGACCATCACCCCGGACGGCACCGCCTACCTGACCGACAGCGTGCGCGCGGTGATCTACCGCGTCACCCCCGAGCAGCAGCGCGCCGGCACCGGCCCCCTGACCGTGGCCTACGACCTGAGCGGACACATCACCCCGCCGCCGCCCGGCAAGTTCACCCTCAACGGGATCACCTCGGACCGGGCGGGCCGCTACCTGCTGACCGTCGACATGACCGCGGGCGAACTCCACCGCGTCGACCTGCGCACCGGCGCCCTCAGCCGGGTCGCCCTGACCGGCGGCGACCTCAAGGCCGCCGACGGCATCCAGCTCTCCCCCGCCGGCACCCTGCGGGCGGTGCACAACATCAGCAACACCCTGACCCGCTGGCAGCTCACCCCGGACGGCACCCGCGCCCACCTGACCCGCACGATCACGGACCCGTCCCTCCAGATCCCCACCACCCTGGCCCACACCCGGGGCCGCACCCTGGTGGTCCGCTCCCAGTTCGACAAGGACGGCCCCCTCACCCCCTCCACGGGCTCCCCGACCACCTTCACGATCGCCTCGGTCCGCGGCCTCTGACGCCCCAGTGACGGCTGCAGTCGATAGGGTTGGCCCATGACCGAACTGCCCGACTGGATGCGCCCACCGCGCGCGGAAGGCTGGTTCGCGGAGGACCTCGACCGCCTCCCCGAGGCGCCCCGCCACACCGAGCTCATCGACGGAGCCCTCGTCTTCATGATGTCGCCCCAGCGGTCCTGGCATGGCCGCCTCGTCACCGCCCTGACCACCACGCTCATGGCTCAGACCCCGGCCGGCTTCGAGGTCGAGCGGGAGATGACGATCCGCCTCGATGCCCGTAACCGCCCTGAGCCGGACCTCCTGCTGACGGACCTGCCCTATGACCCCGACCGCACGTGGTACGCCCCGGATGACGTGAAGCTCGTCATCGAGGCCGTGTCACCCGAGTCCGCCCACCGCGACCGCACGGTCAAGCTCCGCAAGTACGCGGAGGCCGGCATCCCGCACTACTGGTGCATCGAGGACGAGGACGGCGCGCCCGTGGTCCACGTCTACGAGCTCGACGAACCCACCGGCGTCTACGCGCCCGCCGGCATCTTCCGGGGCACCCTCCGGCGGCCGGTGCCCTTCGAGATCAGCCTCGACCTGGACAAGCTCACCCCGCCCCGAAGCAGCTGAGAGCCGGGACGGCAAGCGGAAGGGGCCGGACTCCGCGGAGTCCGGCCCCTTCGGGTAGGCGGCGGTCAGGCCCCCGTGAGGTGCTCGGGGCGGACCGGTGTCCTGTTCAGCTCCAGGCCGGTCGCCGCCCGGATCGCCGCGAGGACGGCCGGGGTGGACGACAGGGTCGGGGCCTCGCCGATGCCCCGCACCCCGTACGGCGCGTTCGGGTCGCCCAGTTCGAGGTAGTCGACCGGGATCGTCGGCGTGTCGAGGATGGTCGGGAGCAGGTAGTCCGTGAAGGAGGGGTTCTTCACCTTCGCGGTCTCCGGGTCCACGATGATCTCCTCCATCACCGCGACGCCCAGGCCCTGGACGGTGCCGCCCTGGATCTGTCCGACGACGGACAGCGGGTTGAGCGCCTTGCCCACGTCCTGGGCGACGGCCAGTTCGACGACCTTGACCAGGCCCAGTTCGGTGTCGACCTCCACCACCGCGCGGTGCGCGGCGAAGGAGTACTGGACGTGGCCGTCGCCCTGCCCCGTGACCAGGTCGAAGGCCTCGGTGGGGCGGTGGCGCCACTCGGCCTCGATCTCCACGACCTCGTCCTCGAGGACGTCCGCGGTGGTCGCGAGTACCTCGCCGCCGTCGGTGACGACCTTGCCGCCCTCCAGGAGCAGCTCGGCGGTGGCCCACGCCGGGTGGTACGAGCCGAACTTGCGGCGGCCGATCTCCAGGACCTTCTCGCGGACGAGCTCGCAGGAGTTCTTGATGGAACCGCCGGTCATGTACGTCTGGCGGCCCGCGGAGGTCGAACCGGCCGAGCCCACCTGGGTGTCGGCGGGGTGGATGGTGACCTGCTGGACGCCCAGCTCGGTGCGGGCGATCTGCGCGTGGATGGTGACGCCGCCCTGGCCGACCTCCGCCATGGCCGTGTGGACCAGCGCGACGGCCTCGCCGTTGATGACCTCCAGGCGGACCTTGGCCGTCGAGTAGTCGTCGAAGCCCTCGGAGAAGCCGACGTTCTTGATGCCGACCGCGTAGCCGACGCCCCGGACGACACCCTCGCCGTGCGTGGTGTTCGACAGGCCGCCCGGCAGCGCGCGCACATCGGCCTCGCCGTCGGCGACCTCCCACTGGCGCTCCGGCGGCAGCGGGCGGGCCTTGACCCGGCGCAGCAGCTCGGCGACCGGGGCCGGGGAGTCCACGACCTGGCCGGTGGGCATGATGGTGCCCTGCTCCATCGCGTTGAGCTGGCGCAGCTCCACCGGGTCCATGCCCAGCTTGGCGGCGAGCTTGTCCATCTGGGCCTCGTACGCGAAGCAGGCCTGGACGGCGCCGAAGCCGCGCATCGCGCCGCAGGGCGGGTTGTTGGTGTAGAGGCCGATCGCCTCGATCTCGACGTCGTCGATGACGTACGGGCCGACCGAGAGGGACGCGGCGTTGCCGACGACCGAGGCCGTGGACGACGCGTAGGCGCCGCCGTCGAGCACGATCTTGCACTTCATGTGCGTGAGCTTGCCGTCCTTGGTGGCGCCGTGCTCGTAGTAGAGCTTCGCCGGGTGACGGTGGACGTGCCCGAAGAAGGACTCGAAGCGGTTGTAGACCATCTTGACCGGCTTGCCCGTGCGCAGGGCGAGCAGGGAGGCGAGGATCTGCATCGAGATGTCCTCGCGGCCGCCGAACGCGCCGCCGACGCCGGCCATCGTCATGCGGACCTTCTCCTCGGGCAGGCCGAGGACCGGGGCGATCTGCTTGAGGTCCGAGTGCAGCCACTGGGTGGCCACGTACAGGTCGACGCCGCCGTCCTCGCAGGGCACCGCGAGGCCGGACTCCGGGCCGAGGAAGGCCTGGTCCTGCATGCCGAAGGTGTACTCGCCCTTCACGATGACGTCGGCGCGCTTGCGGGCCTCTTCCACGTCGCCGCGGAAGATCGGCTGGCGGTGCACGATGTTCGGGTGCGGGACGTGACCGGAGTGGTGGTCGTCGCGGTTCTCGTGGACGAGTACGGCGTCCGGAGCGGTCGCCGAGGCCTCGTCGGTGACGAGGGGCAGCTCCTTGTACTCGATCTTGATCTTCGCGGTGGCACGGCGCGCGGTCTCCGGGTGGTCGGCGGCCACCAGGGCGACCGGCTCACCGTGGTGGCGGACCTTGCCGTGCGCCAGGACGGGCGTGTCCTGGAACTCCATGCCGTAGTTCTTCATCGGGGCCGGCAGGTCTTCGTACGTCATGACCGCGTGGACGCCGGGCACGGTCAGGGCCTGGGAGATGTCGATGGAGACGATCTCGGCGTGCGCGACCGTGGACCGCAGGGTCTGGCCCCACAGCATGTCCTCGTGCCACATGTCCGAGGAGTACGCGAACTCGCCGGTGACCTTCAGGGTGCCGTCCGGGCGCAGCGTCGACTCGCCGATGCCGCCCCTGGTGCGGGAGCCCTGGGTGACGTTGGTGGGAATACCGGTGGTGGTGCCAGCCATGATCAGACCACGCTTTCCTGAAGTCCTCGGTGCTCCTGGCGGGCCGCGGCCAGGATCTTCTCGTAACCCGTGCGGCGGCAGAGACCGCCCCCGCCGCCGTCGGTGCCGCGACCCCCGTACGCGGCACACCCGAAGTCGCTCTCGGCCGCACGCCCAGAAGTAGACAGCGCGATCAAGGGGACGAGGCAGTCACCGATCGCTCGAAACGGACTTCTCCGCAGCCTGTGGAAGACGGTGCCTTCCCACCACCTCACCTCGCTCACCTGCGGCAATTCACCTTCCCCAACCCGGACGGCGTGAGAGGGTGGCATGCATGCGGCTACGCGATCTCCTGGACGTCGACGAGCTGGATCTGCAGCTGCTCGTGGGCCTGGACGCCGACGACGGCGTGCTCGATCGAGCCATCCGTGCTGTCCCGACCATCGACCTGGCCGACCCCGGCCGGTTCCTGACCGGCGGTGAACTCGTCCTCACCGGGCTCGCCTGGTGGCGCGAGGAGGGGGACGCCGAGTCGTTCGTACGCGTCCTCGCCCGGGCGGGCGTCGCGGCCCTCGCCGCCGGCGAGGTCGAGCACGGACTCGTCCCGCACGACCTCGTGCGCGCCTGCCGGCGCCACGGCGTCCCGCTCGTCGCCGTACGACCGGAAACCTCGTTCGCCGCGATCACCGAACACGTCCTGCGCCGTCTGCGCGGTCTGCGGCGCAAGGACGTCGGCAGCCTCGCCGCCGTGGTCGAACGCCACCGGCAGCTCCTCACCGACCGGGGCGCGCCGGACTCCGTACTGGAGCTCCTGCGGGAAATCCTCGGCCTCGACGTGCGCGTCCTGTCCCCGACCGGACGTCAGATCGCCGGGGCCCGGCCTCCGCTGCACCCCAAGACGGCGGTGGCACTGGCCGCGAGGTACCTCGCCGCGCGCCGCGCGGGCGAGGCGGCTCCCCACCGGGTGACGATCGGCGAGCGCCTGTACTCCCTCGTGCCGGTACGCCACACGACCGGGCCGGCCACCGAGTTGGGTGACTGGCTGGTCGTCATGGAAGCCGACACCGCGAACTGGCCCGCGGCGGACGTGGAACTCCTCGACCGGATCGTCGAGCTGGTCGCAGACGCCCGATCCGCGCACGAAGGGGCGAAGGAGGCGCTCAACGACCTGGCCGGCCGGCTACTCGACCTGCTGCGCGGCGGCGTCCCGCCCGAGGAGATCCCCGTCCGGCTGCGCAACACCGCGCAGGCCGTCGTCAGCCAGCAGGACACCTGGCCGCGGGAACAGTTCGTGGTCGCCCGGGGCGAGTGGCACGGAAACCGGCCCATCCCCGCCCCGGCCCTGCGCGTACTGCTGGAGGAGGCCCTGGTCCAGCCTGACGGCCCGGTGCCGGTATCGCCGCAGGACATCGCCGCCACCGTCGACGGCGACCGGGCCGTGCTCTTCGTCCTGGTGCCGCCCACGGACGCGCTCCCCGAACCGGCCCTCGACTGCGCCGCCCTCCAGCAGAGGCTCTCGGCGGCGCTCGCGCGCTGGCTCGGCCCGACGGACCGCGTCTGCGTCGGTGTCAGCTCTCCGGTGGAAGAGCCCGGGAACGCACGCCGAGCGCTCGACGAGGCCCGCAACGCCCTGCGGGTCGCGTACGAGGGCCCGGAGCGAGTGACCGTACGCGGCCCCGACGACCTCACCACGCACATCCTGTCGCTGCTGCCCCTGATCCCGGCCGAAGCCCGGCGCGCCTTCGCCACCCGCCTCCTCGGCCCCCTGCGCGACCACGACAGCCGCCACCGGACCGACCTGCTGGCCACGCTGGAGACGTTCCTCGACTGCGACGGCTCCTGGACCGCCTGCGCCGCCCAACTCCACCTGCACGTCAACTCCCTACGCCACCGCATCGCCCGCATCGAGCACCTCACGGCCCGCGACCTGACCCGCCTCGAAACCCGCCTGGACTTCCTGGCCGCCCTCAGAGCCGCCTGACCCACCACCCGCTCGATCGCGTTGTGTACACATGAGACACTCGGTACGCTTGAGCGCATGACGCAGCCACTGCCCATAGAGTCCATCCGCGACGTGCGCGCGCACCTGGCTGAGGTCGTGGAGCGCGCCGATCGCGACGACGTGCCCACCGTGATCACCCGGCGCGGCAAGCAGGTCGCCGCCGTCGTCTCCATCGAGGTCCTGCGCAAGTACCAGGAGTGGGAAGAGCGCGAGATCAACCGGATCATCGACGAGCGCATGGCCAACCCCGCGCCCGGCATCCCGATCGAGGACATCATGAGGGAGACGCTGGCACGCGGTGAGTGAGTACCCAACCGTCTTCCGGCCCGAGGCGCAGGCCGAGCTCCGGAAGATCCCCCGCGACATGGCGCTGCGCATCCTGGCCAAGCTGACCGAGCTGGAGAGCGACCCCTTCGGCTTCAACACCACCGCACTCGTGTCCCAGCCCGAGCGCCGCCGCCTGCGCGTCGGCGACTACCGCATCGTCTACACCATCGACAACGGAGAGCTGGTGGTGTGGGTCGTTCACGTCGGACACCGCTCCACGGTCTACGAAACGTAGCTGTCCCGACGGTCGTTTACGGGTGTCCTGCGGACTGTCTGCGGACTGGCTTCAAATGCGAGGCACCGAAATCCGTGGCGCACCGGCCGGACCTGCGACGAGACTGCGCAGGTGAGCGACTCCTACCCCTGTCCCTGCTGCGGGCGCCGCGTGCTCGACGACATGCCCGGCTCTTGGGAGATCTGCCCCGTCTGCTTCTGGGAGGACGACGCGGTCCAGTTCCGCTGGCCGACCATGAATGGTGGCGCGAACAAGGTCTCCCTGATCGAGGCCCAACTCAACTACCAGGACTTCGGTGCCTGCGACCAACACGGCCGCCAGTACGTCCGCCCGCCGACGACGGACGAGCCGCTCGACCCTGCCTGGCGCCCCATCGACCTGACGCGCGACTCCTTCGAGGACTGGGAAGCCGAGGACCGCGTCCCGTGGCCCGACGACCACTCGGTGCTCTGCTGGTGGCTCCCCACCTTCTGGCGCCGCGGCCACCCGGTGGCATCATGACGTCCCCCATCGAGGCCCTCGTCCCTTCGAAGAGGTAGCGGACCCACGCTGCGGCCCCGCCCTGATCGCCCTACTGGACAGCGGCGACCCCACCGTCCGGGAATGGGCAGCGATGGCCCTGGCGAACCTGGAGATCGACGGCGCGGTCGAGCCCCTGGGCCGCGCCGATCGTGCCTGCCTGGAACGGGCGACCTCACCCGACTGGAGCGAGCCCGTCGGCATCCGCTGGGCCCTGACCGAACTCGGCGCCCGCAGCCCTGTCGTCCCACCGCTCACCGCGCGCCTACGAGACACTGCTGCGGATGACGCCCCTGGCTGGCCCTCAGCCCACTTCGCCGAGATCATCAACGACCTGGCCGACCACGCCCAAGTGATCCTCTACTCCCAATTCTGGCGGGTGGACGCCGGCCGCACGTACGGCATCTCCGGCACCACCCTGGACTGGGAACTCGACTGGACCACGCCCTGGGAGCACCTGGTCGAAGAGTCCCGCACGTGGTCGCTGCTGGAAGCCTCCGAAGCCCCCGTCGGCGAGAGCATCTTCGTCGCCCCCACCTGGATCGACCGTACCGACCTATTCCCGGAGAGGTGACCGATGCCGTTCCAGCAGGGCCCGGCCATGCTGTAGCGCATCGGGAAGTAGATGAACGGCCCGGACTCCTCGCCGGTCAACGGCCCCGTGGACCGTAGAGAGGTGTCCACTGCCACGGCCCACCGACAGCACATCTCCGCACACACGAAGCACTCAGTGATCAGTAGTGATACCGGGCAGCGAGGATGACGATCTCTTTGTCCGTAATCAGGTAGACGAGGCGGTGCTCATCGTCGATCCGTCGCGACCAAGCCCCCGGCAAGTGGTACTTCAGCGGCTCGGGCTTGCCGATTCCCGTGAACGGGTCACGCCTGACGTCCTCGATGAGCTTGTTGATCCGGGTGAGCATCTTGCGGTCGTTCTTGAGCCAGGACGTGTAGTCCTCCCAGCCCTGATCCTCGAAGACAAGCCTCACGCAGCACCCGCACCCGCGTCCGCAGAGTCCGGATCGATCAGCTCGCGCTCCGACACGTTGATGTGGGCCAGGGCATTCTCGTACGCCTTGAGCAGCCGCCGGGCGTTCGCCGGAGAGCGCAGCAGGTACGAGCCCTCGCGCAGCGCCGCGTAGTCCTCGGCCGAGACGAGCACGGCGTTGCCGTGCTTCGAGACGATCTCGATGGCCTCGTGGTTCTCGTTGACCTTCTTGATCAGCGGAAAGAGTTCCTTGCGGGCTTCGCTCGCGGTTATGGACATGACCTGACCTCTTCCCTCAAGTGGTACCTAATAACGTACCACTCGTGACACCCTCCGGCCGGGCCGAACAGCTGATGAACGGTCAGACATCTCAGCGTCATCCCAGCACGGGAAACAACAAGGGGCCGACTCCTGACGGAGTCGACCCCTTCCGACCTGCATGTTTGCCACGTCAGCGACGTGGCACTCATTCATCCGCTCAGACGTTGAAGCGGAATGTCTGCGGCCCGATCCTGACCGGCGGCGGAGCCGCACGCACCGCCCTGACCAGGCATTTCTCCGTTGGTGTGCGCTGGGTCCCGACGGCTGTCTACGGGTGTCCTGCGGACTGTCTGCGGACTGGCCTACGGGGTCTCGACGGAGTCGAGGTGCCTGCGCAGCTCCGCGGCGATGTCTTCGTCGCCACCCTCGGCAGGCAGCGGCCACGGGTCCTGCTCGCCGTTCGCCACAGCGAGGCTGCTCGCGAACCAGACGAGGTGTGGTGCGGGCACGAAGGAGTCCCGAAGCCACCGCGCGAAGACCGCGGCTTCGTCTGCGGTCACGTCGGTCAGAGTGATGTAGGCATAGTCGGGCTTGGGCATCGACGCCGTCCCGTCGATCCATACGCCAGGCGCGAGCTCGATCTCGAAATCGAGGACAGGGACGCTGTGGATCCCCGAGATCCGATACTCCACGGCCGGCTCGGGAAACGCCTCCCTCAGAGCCCTCTCCAGAGACTCAGCCGTGGCGCGCCAAGCCCCGCCGTCGCCCTGGGGCGGGTAGAAGGCGAAATTGGTGCGGATGTTCCGTTCAGTGGGCACGGGCTTCCTCTGTCTCACGGCACGTATCGCGTCGAGCCTGGCGTACCCGACATCGCCATCATGGACTGCCAGTAGGCAGCGTTGTCCTTGCCGTTCGTGACGATCTCCAGTCCCCGTATCTCGCTGTTCGCGGGGTTCTCCATGGCCTGCTTGTATCGGACGAGCTCCTTCTCGTCTCCGGCGTACATGGAGTCGATGACGGGATCCCAAGCGATCTTTCCCTGCGAGTCCACCTTGACCGGTTTGGTCAAAGTCTCTTCCAAGCGGTCAAGGGATCGGAAGCTCTTCTTCTTGCAGTCGGGATCACGAACGTGCTTCGCCTCGACGAGGTATCCGTCAACGGGCCGTATGCCGTCCACCATCAGTCCACGGTTCTTCCCGGCCAGTGGCACCTCCCGTTCCGGATACCCGGAAGTGCGCAACTGGTAGGCGTTGTCCGGGTCGCTCGGGCCTCCGCCGCCGGCGAAGCCGCCAGGCGTGAGCGAGTTCATCCACATACGGAATTGCTGCTGCTCTGGGGTGGTGAGCAGCTTGGTAGTGCCAGGAACCGGGGCAATGGGATCAGCGAACGGGATGCCGGGATCGACAGAGTTGACCATCGGCAGGAGCGCAGGAGTCCCCGCGTACGAGGCGAGCCTGATCGGCAAGGGAACGGGCAGGCGGATGAGCGGAGGCAGGAACGGCACCCCAGGGAGCCCGGGTGTCGCAGGACCTTCTGCATCGGGGAGCGTGACTCGGGCTGCGGAAGAGTCGAGCGCGTGGGCGACGTCTCCCAGGTCGTGTATCCAGGAGTCGGCGAGAACGGCATCGCGCAGCCCGCCGTCGTAGCCGTTGC
The Streptomyces sp. NBC_00091 genome window above contains:
- a CDS encoding SMP-30/gluconolactonase/LRE family protein codes for the protein MPKLSHALVVAAVTATAALTTAAAPAPAPAPAPSPVSTAFTLPGSKVYPEGIAADPRTGTVYVGSYADGTVYRARPGARTAEVFLPSGTDGRRTANGLRVDARGRLWVTDSTAGVAVYDTATGARLAHFEAAAGTPHFINDLTITPDGTAYLTDSVRAVIYRVTPEQQRAGTGPLTVAYDLSGHITPPPPGKFTLNGITSDRAGRYLLTVDMTAGELHRVDLRTGALSRVALTGGDLKAADGIQLSPAGTLRAVHNISNTLTRWQLTPDGTRAHLTRTITDPSLQIPTTLAHTRGRTLVVRSQFDKDGPLTPSTGSPTTFTIASVRGL
- a CDS encoding esterase family protein, giving the protein MQYDHQGDGGPMTKGGRRPRRPRRRQILIGGGLALALAAGGGAAYKSGLFSEVGDPTSFGKIQESAAAEDIRSGVLMPTGPKAEFVRTSRLPDGTQIARTTLTGAKSGFTGDVWVWVPKEYDEPRYAKSAFPVLISLPGGRGYPTNYWGTGPGLGLQQAVAEGAKSGKSLPFILVMPVTNADTKHHFDGSDIPGQPRMGTWMADDIPDFAKANFRTFASRDGWAFMGSSAGGFNGFKQVLKYPDRFKAVIASGIDIVPDSPLWKGNRQAMDEDNPEKLAEKLIGEGGPDVYVNFQIGTKESGRDLAEKFMREYGRGPVHTRLQVIQDGEHNGKSYVRGMREGALEWISKVMQGPTPDPAVR
- a CDS encoding esterase family protein gives rise to the protein MHEYPQQSSGHEPERGRRRSRRAMWIGAGVAGALLLGGGGFAAYKNDWFSGNGEAVSFGKPTPPAAADAGAAKKAEPTAAPKPSGDPDVQMPSGPKSDFKQTTKLDDGTIIAKTRLAGAKSGFEGDVWVWAPKEYDDPKYAKSAFPVLIALPGGNGFPTNYWADRSLGLQKAITEGVQAGTSLPFIVIMPVLNPDNKYYYDGADIPGQPKMGTWIAEDIPDFTRANFRTYKSRDGWAFMGSSSGAFVGMKTLLQHPDKFKAVIASGGEITPDSPLWKGHQAEMDANNPEKLADKLIATGGPEVYINFQVGTKESGKNLMTKFVTEHGKGPVKTTIRDIQNGEHNGWHYVRGMKEGSLEWVSKVMKGPKPEAG
- a CDS encoding xanthine dehydrogenase family protein molybdopterin-binding subunit, producing the protein MAGTTTGIPTNVTQGSRTRGGIGESTLRPDGTLKVTGEFAYSSDMWHEDMLWGQTLRSTVAHAEIVSIDISQALTVPGVHAVMTYEDLPAPMKNYGMEFQDTPVLAHGKVRHHGEPVALVAADHPETARRATAKIKIEYKELPLVTDEASATAPDAVLVHENRDDHHSGHVPHPNIVHRQPIFRGDVEEARKRADVIVKGEYTFGMQDQAFLGPESGLAVPCEDGGVDLYVATQWLHSDLKQIAPVLGLPEEKVRMTMAGVGGAFGGREDISMQILASLLALRTGKPVKMVYNRFESFFGHVHRHPAKLYYEHGATKDGKLTHMKCKIVLDGGAYASSTASVVGNAASLSVGPYVIDDVEIEAIGLYTNNPPCGAMRGFGAVQACFAYEAQMDKLAAKLGMDPVELRQLNAMEQGTIMPTGQVVDSPAPVAELLRRVKARPLPPERQWEVADGEADVRALPGGLSNTTHGEGVVRGVGYAVGIKNVGFSEGFDDYSTAKVRLEVINGEAVALVHTAMAEVGQGGVTIHAQIARTELGVQQVTIHPADTQVGSAGSTSAGRQTYMTGGSIKNSCELVREKVLEIGRRKFGSYHPAWATAELLLEGGKVVTDGGEVLATTADVLEDEVVEIEAEWRHRPTEAFDLVTGQGDGHVQYSFAAHRAVVEVDTELGLVKVVELAVAQDVGKALNPLSVVGQIQGGTVQGLGVAVMEEIIVDPETAKVKNPSFTDYLLPTILDTPTIPVDYLELGDPNAPYGVRGIGEAPTLSSTPAVLAAIRAATGLELNRTPVRPEHLTGA
- a CDS encoding PucR family transcriptional regulator ligand-binding domain-containing protein — translated: MRLRDLLDVDELDLQLLVGLDADDGVLDRAIRAVPTIDLADPGRFLTGGELVLTGLAWWREEGDAESFVRVLARAGVAALAAGEVEHGLVPHDLVRACRRHGVPLVAVRPETSFAAITEHVLRRLRGLRRKDVGSLAAVVERHRQLLTDRGAPDSVLELLREILGLDVRVLSPTGRQIAGARPPLHPKTAVALAARYLAARRAGEAAPHRVTIGERLYSLVPVRHTTGPATELGDWLVVMEADTANWPAADVELLDRIVELVADARSAHEGAKEALNDLAGRLLDLLRGGVPPEEIPVRLRNTAQAVVSQQDTWPREQFVVARGEWHGNRPIPAPALRVLLEEALVQPDGPVPVSPQDIAATVDGDRAVLFVLVPPTDALPEPALDCAALQQRLSAALARWLGPTDRVCVGVSSPVEEPGNARRALDEARNALRVAYEGPERVTVRGPDDLTTHILSLLPLIPAEARRAFATRLLGPLRDHDSRHRTDLLATLETFLDCDGSWTACAAQLHLHVNSLRHRIARIEHLTARDLTRLETRLDFLAALRAA
- a CDS encoding Uma2 family endonuclease, yielding MTELPDWMRPPRAEGWFAEDLDRLPEAPRHTELIDGALVFMMSPQRSWHGRLVTALTTTLMAQTPAGFEVEREMTIRLDARNRPEPDLLLTDLPYDPDRTWYAPDDVKLVIEAVSPESAHRDRTVKLRKYAEAGIPHYWCIEDEDGAPVVHVYELDEPTGVYAPAGIFRGTLRRPVPFEISLDLDKLTPPRSS
- a CDS encoding MarR family winged helix-turn-helix transcriptional regulator, with the protein product MTSMPPEERIGAHIKRAEQALLAAKNAAVKPAAVTVPQYAALLWLAEKPGISAAALARLCGVTPPTMNTVLKNLHERGLIERTPHEWHRNVLETRLTPEGHAAMELADAGAVRVETALATALSAQERTLLIELLGRCSEVLDTLK